In the genome of Rhodoferax sp. BAB1, one region contains:
- a CDS encoding NAD(P)/FAD-dependent oxidoreductase has product MQRFDVVVIGAGAAGLFCAGVAGQRGARVLLIDHAPKVAEKIRISGGGRCNFTNRDIDVRQPHKHFISENPNFCRSALSRYTPIDFIALLQRDGIAFHEKHKGQLFCDRSADDVIQLLLRECEKGGVTRWQPCGVQAVRHGAAGYELDTDQGPVTCKSLVIATGGLSIPKIGATDFGYRIAKQFGLKIVETRPALVPLTFDGAAWAPYAGLAGLALPVQIETGAKKERMAFLEDLLFTHRGLSGPGVLQISSYWKPQTPIRINLAPDRELLPLLQDAKLRSRKLIVNELATLLPSRLAEAWASQDPAWARPINEAADKALAALAEKLSRWELTPTGTEGYAKAEVTAGGVDTRELSSQTMEAQKQPGLYFIGEVVDVTGWLGGYNFQWAWASGHACGMAVAQAQGPN; this is encoded by the coding sequence ATGCAGCGCTTTGACGTCGTCGTGATCGGGGCCGGCGCCGCCGGCCTTTTTTGTGCCGGTGTGGCCGGCCAGCGCGGCGCCAGGGTGCTGCTGATCGACCACGCCCCCAAGGTGGCCGAGAAGATCCGCATCTCGGGCGGCGGGCGCTGCAACTTCACCAACCGCGACATCGATGTGCGTCAGCCGCACAAGCACTTCATCAGCGAGAACCCGAACTTCTGCCGTTCGGCGCTGAGCCGCTACACCCCGATAGACTTCATCGCCCTGCTGCAACGCGACGGGATCGCCTTCCACGAGAAACACAAGGGCCAGCTCTTCTGCGACCGTTCGGCCGACGACGTCATCCAGCTGCTGCTGCGCGAGTGCGAAAAAGGCGGTGTCACGCGCTGGCAGCCCTGCGGGGTGCAGGCCGTGCGCCATGGGGCCGCGGGCTACGAACTCGACACGGACCAGGGCCCCGTCACTTGCAAGTCCCTGGTCATCGCCACCGGCGGCCTGTCCATCCCCAAGATCGGCGCCACCGATTTCGGCTACCGCATCGCCAAGCAGTTCGGCCTGAAGATCGTCGAGACCCGCCCGGCCCTGGTGCCGCTGACCTTCGACGGCGCGGCCTGGGCGCCCTACGCCGGCCTGGCCGGGCTGGCCCTGCCGGTGCAGATCGAAACCGGAGCCAAGAAAGAGCGCATGGCCTTCCTGGAAGACCTGCTGTTCACCCATCGCGGCCTCTCGGGCCCGGGCGTGTTGCAGATCTCCAGCTACTGGAAGCCCCAGACCCCCATCCGCATCAACCTGGCGCCGGACCGCGAGCTGCTGCCCCTGCTGCAGGACGCCAAGCTGCGTTCGCGCAAGCTCATCGTCAATGAACTGGCCACCCTGCTGCCCAGCCGCCTGGCCGAAGCCTGGGCCAGCCAGGACCCGGCCTGGGCGCGGCCCATCAACGAAGCCGCCGACAAGGCCCTGGCCGCCCTGGCCGAAAAACTCAGCCGCTGGGAGCTGACTCCCACGGGCACCGAGGGCTACGCCAAGGCCGAGGTCACGGCCGGCGGGGTGGACACCCGGGAGCTGTCCAGCCAGACCATGGAGGCCCAGAAGCAGCCGGGGCTGTATTTCATCGGGGAGGTGGTGGACGTGACGGGCTGGCTGGGCGGTTACAACTTCCAGTGGGCTTGGGCGAGCGGCCATGCCTGTGGCATGGCTGTCGCCCAAGCCCAGGGGCCAAACTAG
- the rpsU gene encoding 30S ribosomal protein S21, which yields MTTIRVKENEPFDVALRRFKRTIEKLGLLTDLRAREFYEKPTSERKRKKAAAVKRNYKRIRSMQLPKKLY from the coding sequence ATGACGACCATCCGTGTTAAAGAAAACGAGCCGTTTGACGTGGCTCTGCGCCGCTTCAAGCGCACCATCGAGAAACTGGGCCTGCTGACCGACCTGCGCGCCCGCGAGTTCTACGAAAAGCCGACGTCCGAGCGCAAGCGCAAGAAGGCTGCCGCCGTCAAGCGCAACTACAAGCGCATCCGCTCGATGCAGCTGCCCAAGAAGCTGTACTGA
- a CDS encoding GatB/YqeY domain-containing protein has protein sequence MSLKDQITEDMKAAMRAKDSERLGTIRLLLAAMKQKEVDERVTLDDANVVGIIDKLIKQRKDSVAAYVQAARQDLADKESAEIKVLEAYLPQRLSADEVLAEVKAIVAELGAKGPGDMGKVMGVVKTRLAGKAEMGQVSAAVKAALAG, from the coding sequence ATGTCCCTCAAAGACCAGATCACTGAAGACATGAAGGCCGCCATGCGCGCCAAGGACAGCGAGCGCCTGGGCACCATCCGCCTGCTGCTGGCCGCCATGAAGCAGAAGGAAGTGGACGAGCGCGTCACGCTGGATGACGCCAACGTCGTCGGCATCATCGACAAGCTGATCAAACAACGCAAGGACTCGGTCGCCGCCTATGTGCAGGCCGCGCGCCAGGACCTGGCCGACAAGGAAAGCGCCGAGATCAAGGTGCTGGAAGCCTATCTGCCCCAACGCCTCTCGGCTGATGAAGTGCTGGCCGAAGTGAAAGCCATCGTGGCCGAACTCGGCGCCAAGGGCCCGGGCGACATGGGCAAGGTCATGGGCGTGGTCAAGACCCGCCTGGCCGGCAAGGCCGAAATGGGCCAGGTCTCGGCCGCCGTGAAGGCCGCGCTGGCCGGCTGA
- a CDS encoding GNAT family N-acetyltransferase has protein sequence MTPSPDDLADANLLQALREHARWQEPCTCVEEGGVLMMAGANAFPGAFRNCVVRVDAGVPAAEVLQRAHAFFAQRKRGYTLLARASRDADLIAALQTAGMTPLADSPCMLIDQAVAEPELPAGIRIERMTELRHVQDAVAINAEAYEALKLPAAETRVFFGRPQEVLSPRIVGFVAYRDGVPLSTALTLLSGEGAGVYWVGTAAAARRSGLGELCTRLATNAGFAAGARVVTLQASPFGEPIYRRLGYRTYDRQLRFRFPVPESAGA, from the coding sequence ATGACCCCATCCCCGGACGACCTCGCCGACGCCAACCTCCTGCAAGCGCTGCGCGAGCATGCACGCTGGCAGGAGCCTTGCACCTGTGTGGAAGAGGGGGGTGTGCTGATGATGGCGGGAGCGAATGCCTTTCCCGGGGCTTTCCGCAACTGCGTGGTGCGGGTCGATGCCGGCGTTCCGGCCGCCGAGGTCTTGCAGCGGGCGCATGCCTTCTTCGCGCAACGCAAGCGCGGCTACACGCTGCTGGCGCGGGCCAGCCGTGATGCGGACCTGATCGCCGCGCTGCAAACCGCAGGGATGACACCGCTGGCGGATAGCCCCTGCATGCTGATCGATCAAGCTGTGGCAGAGCCCGAGCTGCCGGCCGGTATCCGCATCGAACGCATGACGGAACTGCGCCATGTGCAGGACGCCGTGGCCATCAACGCCGAGGCCTACGAGGCGCTCAAGCTGCCAGCGGCGGAAACACGGGTGTTCTTCGGGCGGCCGCAGGAGGTTCTGTCGCCGCGCATCGTGGGTTTTGTCGCCTACCGCGACGGGGTGCCGCTGTCCACGGCGCTGACGCTGCTCAGCGGCGAGGGGGCAGGGGTGTACTGGGTGGGCACGGCGGCCGCGGCGCGGCGTTCGGGCCTGGGCGAGTTGTGCACGCGACTGGCGACCAACGCCGGCTTCGCTGCCGGTGCGCGGGTGGTGACGCTGCAGGCCAGCCCCTTTGGCGAGCCGATCTACCGGCGGCTCGGTTACCGGACCTACGACCGGCAGCTGCGTTTCCGCTTCCCGGTGCCAGAGAGCGCCGGGGCCTGA
- a CDS encoding DUF2971 domain-containing protein has protein sequence MKRYTDLPSTLAVLRNREITLLSPMTWDDTNDRGTLAHYAERGKLNTLLGICFSQAIETYHHWKVFSPGSAGVCIYYFKEKLLEAVPKDGFTHRLVDYKSPTELLASYASLADMPFTKGEAYRDEIEYRIIYTSIVEEVRDKTIPIDLGVIRSIVLSPWMAPALFEATKASILEIEGCADIPITQSPVVSNQAWLQYVKNI, from the coding sequence TTGAAGCGCTACACCGATCTTCCTTCCACATTGGCTGTGCTGCGCAATCGCGAAATTACGTTGCTCAGTCCTATGACATGGGACGATACAAATGATCGAGGTACCTTGGCACACTATGCCGAGCGAGGGAAGCTCAATACGTTGCTAGGTATTTGCTTCTCGCAAGCGATAGAGACATATCATCATTGGAAAGTTTTTTCTCCGGGATCAGCTGGCGTTTGCATCTATTACTTCAAAGAAAAACTTCTGGAGGCTGTCCCCAAAGATGGATTCACGCATCGCCTTGTCGATTACAAGTCGCCAACCGAACTGCTTGCCTCCTACGCATCATTGGCTGATATGCCTTTCACTAAAGGAGAGGCATATCGCGATGAAATCGAATACAGAATCATCTACACATCGATAGTCGAAGAGGTTAGAGATAAGACTATCCCGATTGATTTGGGTGTTATTCGATCTATAGTCCTTAGCCCGTGGATGGCACCAGCACTTTTTGAGGCGACAAAAGCATCAATACTGGAAATTGAGGGATGCGCTGACATTCCAATTACACAGTCTCCGGTCGTGTCCAATCAAGCTTGGCTTCAATATGTCAAGAACATCTAA
- a CDS encoding EamA family transporter produces the protein MTQRALSAGDLLRVLGVVVIWGLNFVVMKIGLLSLSPMLLGALRFTAASLPFLLFVPRPTLPWKYVVAYGLAQGVGQFGFLFLGLKLGMTAGMASVVMQTQAFFTLLMAVTLLGERARLVQWLGLCISFAGLLMIAGAHGEGAQQMTLAGFILTLGAAFMWAVSNLVARKAAQAGHYEPFPFIVWSSLVPIVPFFALSWWVDGPQQLSAQLLAFDAKALFAVLYLALLATLLAYSLWTRLLQRHPAGRVTPFSLLVPVVGLVAAMALLGEQPSALQWAGTVAVLCGMLVNQSGGWWRR, from the coding sequence GTGACACAGCGCGCACTCTCGGCCGGGGACTTGCTGCGTGTCCTGGGCGTGGTCGTCATCTGGGGCCTGAACTTCGTCGTGATGAAGATCGGCCTGCTGTCGCTCAGCCCCATGCTGCTGGGCGCGCTGCGTTTCACGGCGGCCTCCCTGCCTTTCCTGCTCTTCGTGCCGCGGCCCACCTTGCCCTGGAAATACGTCGTCGCCTACGGGCTGGCGCAGGGCGTTGGCCAGTTCGGTTTCCTGTTCCTGGGCCTCAAGCTGGGCATGACGGCGGGTATGGCCTCGGTGGTCATGCAGACCCAGGCCTTCTTCACGCTGCTCATGGCCGTGACCTTGCTGGGGGAGCGCGCAAGGCTGGTCCAGTGGCTGGGCCTGTGCATCTCCTTCGCCGGCCTGCTGATGATCGCCGGCGCCCACGGTGAGGGCGCGCAGCAGATGACGCTGGCGGGTTTCATCCTCACCCTGGGTGCGGCCTTCATGTGGGCCGTCTCCAACCTGGTGGCGCGCAAGGCGGCGCAGGCGGGGCATTACGAGCCCTTTCCCTTCATCGTCTGGAGCAGCCTGGTGCCCATCGTTCCTTTCTTCGCGCTGTCCTGGTGGGTGGACGGCCCGCAGCAGTTGAGCGCGCAGCTGCTGGCCTTCGACGCCAAGGCCCTGTTCGCCGTGCTCTACCTGGCCCTGCTGGCCACGCTGCTGGCCTACAGCCTGTGGACGCGTCTGCTGCAACGCCACCCGGCGGGGCGTGTCACCCCCTTCTCGCTGCTGGTGCCGGTGGTGGGCCTGGTGGCCGCCATGGCCCTGCTGGGCGAACAGCCCAGCGCCCTGCAGTGGGCCGGTACCGTGGCCGTGCTCTGCGGCATGCTGGTGAACCAGAGCGGGGGCTGGTGGCGGCGCTGA
- a CDS encoding SDR family oxidoreductase, with protein sequence MTMNATPRARRILVTGADGFLGRGVIAALAQRDETDVVLALDVREVPMQRREAGVLYRQLDVRDPALRATLREHAIDTVVHLASIVTPGRDSNREFEYDVDVNGTRNVLQACVDEGVSHVLVSSSGAAYGYHADNAPWLTELHALRGNESFAYAHHKRLVEEMLADWRQKHPQLAQTVFRIGTILGERVDNQITALFEKPRLLAVRGSDSPFVFIWDQDVTGAMLHALEGAEPGCYNLAGDGALTIQQIALRLGKRTRELPAWLLITALAIGSRLGLTRYGPEQLDFLRYRPVLLNTALKQRFGYVPRKSSAQALDAFIAARERQGRPVTRREAA encoded by the coding sequence ATGACCATGAACGCCACGCCGCGCGCGCGGCGCATCCTGGTCACGGGAGCCGACGGTTTCCTGGGGCGGGGTGTGATCGCCGCCCTGGCACAACGCGACGAAACCGACGTGGTGCTGGCCCTGGACGTGCGCGAGGTGCCCATGCAAAGGCGCGAGGCCGGCGTGCTCTACCGCCAGCTGGACGTGCGCGACCCGGCCCTGCGGGCCACCCTGCGCGAGCATGCCATCGACACCGTGGTGCACCTGGCCTCCATCGTCACCCCCGGGCGCGATTCGAACCGCGAATTCGAATACGACGTGGACGTGAATGGCACGCGCAACGTGCTGCAGGCCTGCGTGGACGAGGGCGTGTCCCATGTGCTGGTGTCCTCCAGCGGCGCGGCCTACGGTTACCACGCCGACAACGCGCCCTGGCTGACGGAATTGCATGCGCTGCGCGGCAACGAGAGTTTTGCCTACGCCCACCACAAGCGCCTGGTGGAGGAGATGCTGGCCGACTGGCGGCAGAAACATCCGCAGCTGGCGCAGACGGTCTTTCGCATCGGCACCATCCTGGGCGAGCGGGTCGACAACCAGATCACGGCGTTGTTCGAGAAACCCCGCCTGCTGGCCGTGCGCGGCAGCGACAGCCCCTTCGTTTTCATCTGGGACCAGGACGTGACGGGTGCGATGCTGCATGCCCTGGAAGGCGCCGAACCCGGTTGCTACAACCTGGCCGGTGACGGCGCGCTCACCATCCAGCAGATCGCCCTGCGCCTGGGCAAGCGCACGCGCGAGCTGCCGGCCTGGCTGCTGATAACCGCGCTGGCCATCGGCTCGCGGCTGGGCCTGACCCGTTACGGGCCCGAACAGCTGGACTTCCTGCGCTACCGGCCCGTGCTGCTCAACACCGCGCTCAAGCAGCGCTTCGGTTATGTGCCGCGCAAGTCCAGCGCCCAGGCGCTGGACGCCTTCATCGCTGCGCGGGAGCGCCAGGGGCGCCCGGTGACGCGGAGAGAAGCCGCGTGA
- a CDS encoding bile acid:sodium symporter family protein has product MLPVDEIRLNFNPASLMVLNAVLGFLMFGIALDTRVDDFKRVARMPWAMAVGIAAQFIVLPAVTYVLTLLLGVGPSIALGMILVACCPPGNVSNILTHRARGNVALSVSMTAISNAIAIVVMPLNFAFWGSLHPDASALLKTIALDPVEMVGHIVAIIGLPFVLGLLCAHQLPNFTQRVKKTVRIVSFLALIAFIIGAIAGNWRFFLDYVGLVLLAVVLHDALAFGTGYVCARVTGLQDYDRRAVSIEVGIRNAGLGLVLIFSFFGGLGGMAVVAGVWGFWDIIAGLALASWWGRRAPVPAPEELRA; this is encoded by the coding sequence ATGCTGCCGGTCGACGAAATACGCCTGAACTTCAACCCCGCCTCGCTCATGGTGCTCAACGCCGTGTTGGGTTTCCTGATGTTCGGCATTGCGCTGGACACCCGGGTGGACGACTTCAAGCGCGTGGCCAGGATGCCCTGGGCCATGGCCGTGGGCATTGCCGCGCAGTTCATCGTGCTGCCCGCCGTCACCTACGTGCTCACCCTGCTGCTGGGCGTGGGCCCCAGCATCGCGCTGGGCATGATCCTGGTGGCCTGCTGCCCGCCGGGCAATGTGAGCAACATCCTCACGCACCGCGCGCGCGGCAACGTGGCCCTGTCGGTGTCCATGACGGCCATCTCCAACGCCATCGCCATCGTGGTCATGCCGCTGAACTTCGCCTTCTGGGGCAGCCTGCATCCGGATGCCTCGGCCCTGCTCAAGACCATTGCGCTGGACCCGGTCGAGATGGTGGGGCACATCGTGGCCATCATCGGCCTGCCCTTCGTGCTGGGCCTGCTGTGCGCGCACCAGCTGCCCAATTTCACGCAGCGCGTGAAAAAGACCGTGCGCATCGTGAGCTTCCTGGCGCTGATCGCTTTCATCATCGGTGCCATCGCGGGCAACTGGCGCTTTTTCCTCGACTACGTGGGCCTGGTGCTGCTGGCCGTGGTCCTGCACGATGCCCTGGCCTTCGGCACGGGTTACGTCTGCGCGCGCGTGACGGGCTTGCAGGACTACGACCGCCGCGCCGTGAGCATCGAGGTCGGCATCCGCAACGCCGGCCTGGGCCTGGTGCTGATCTTCAGCTTCTTCGGCGGCCTGGGTGGCATGGCCGTGGTGGCTGGCGTCTGGGGCTTCTGGGACATCATCGCCGGCCTGGCCCTGGCCAGCTGGTGGGGGCGCCGCGCCCCGGTACCTGCCCCGGAGGAGTTGCGCGCATGA
- a CDS encoding NAD(P)/FAD-dependent oxidoreductase codes for MPVASSASVPTQQMIALIGAGPSGLAGARNLQKLGIPFQGFEAYSDVGGLWNIDNPRSTVYESAHLISSKRTTEFTEFPMPEGTADYPGHRELCRYFSDFADHFDLRRHYRFGVRVLKVEPVSERPDTLWRVSIDAGEGRIETAEYKGVIIANGTLAEPNMPRFEGQFDGELLHTSAYKHARQFTGKRVLIVGAGNSGCDIAVDAVHYAQSVDISVRRGYYFVPKYVFGKPADTLGGKRPLPAWLKQKVDSTVLKWFTGDPTRFGFPKPEYKMYESHPVVNSLILHHLGHGDIHVKPDIARFEGRTVHFKDGTQQDYDMVLAATGYTLHYPFIAREHLNWQGMAPQLYLNIFAPRYQRLAMLGMIEASGIGWQGRYEQAELVARYFKALDEQKPQARALQAAMTGPAPDMSGGYKYLKLERMAYYVHKDTYRAAVRQAAAALA; via the coding sequence ATGCCTGTTGCTTCCTCCGCCTCCGTTCCCACCCAGCAGATGATCGCGCTCATCGGCGCCGGCCCCTCCGGCCTGGCGGGCGCACGCAACCTGCAAAAGCTCGGCATTCCCTTCCAGGGCTTCGAGGCCTACTCCGATGTGGGCGGCCTGTGGAACATCGACAACCCGCGCTCCACCGTCTACGAGTCGGCGCACCTGATCTCCAGCAAGCGCACCACCGAGTTCACCGAATTCCCCATGCCCGAGGGTACGGCCGACTACCCCGGCCACCGCGAGCTGTGCCGCTACTTCAGCGACTTCGCCGACCACTTCGACCTGCGTCGCCACTACCGCTTCGGTGTGCGTGTGTTGAAAGTCGAGCCGGTCAGCGAGCGCCCCGATACGCTGTGGCGCGTCAGCATCGATGCCGGTGAGGGCCGCATCGAGACCGCCGAGTACAAGGGCGTGATCATCGCCAACGGCACGCTGGCCGAGCCGAACATGCCGCGCTTCGAAGGGCAGTTCGACGGCGAGCTGCTGCACACCTCGGCCTACAAACACGCCCGGCAGTTCACGGGCAAGCGCGTGCTCATCGTGGGCGCCGGCAACTCGGGCTGCGATATCGCGGTGGACGCGGTGCACTATGCGCAGAGCGTGGACATCTCGGTGCGGCGCGGTTATTACTTCGTGCCCAAATACGTGTTCGGCAAACCGGCCGACACCCTGGGCGGCAAGCGGCCGCTGCCGGCCTGGCTCAAGCAGAAGGTCGACAGCACCGTGCTCAAGTGGTTCACGGGCGACCCCACGCGCTTCGGCTTTCCCAAGCCCGAGTACAAGATGTACGAGTCGCATCCCGTGGTGAACTCGCTGATCCTGCACCACCTGGGCCACGGCGACATCCACGTCAAGCCCGACATTGCCCGCTTCGAGGGCCGCACCGTGCACTTCAAGGACGGCACCCAGCAGGACTACGACATGGTGCTGGCCGCCACCGGCTACACCCTGCACTACCCCTTCATCGCGCGCGAACACCTCAACTGGCAGGGTATGGCCCCGCAGCTCTACCTCAACATCTTCGCGCCGCGTTACCAGCGCCTGGCGATGCTGGGCATGATCGAGGCCAGCGGCATCGGCTGGCAGGGCCGTTACGAACAGGCCGAACTGGTGGCGCGTTATTTCAAGGCGCTGGACGAACAGAAGCCGCAGGCCCGTGCCCTGCAGGCCGCGATGACCGGGCCCGCGCCCGACATGTCGGGCGGCTACAAATACCTCAAGCTCGAACGTATGGCCTACTACGTCCACAAGGACACCTACCGCGCCGCCGTGCGCCAGGCTGCAGCCGCGCTGGCTTGA
- a CDS encoding SDR family oxidoreductase, with amino-acid sequence MPVVSLPFRNAVITGACGGLGQALARELLAAGAQVALVGMNREVLEALAASAPGRCAIYTPDVADSVGMQALAADWIQRAGLPDLVIANAGVAGGYETAEAGDLAVMRRMLEINLLGPATTFQPFVVAARAQPKHRCALVGVASIAGWRGMPGNGAYCASKGGLIRYLESLRAECRGSGLSVHTVSPGYLRTALTAGNRFAMPGLMSPEDAAHALLAGVARGREHIVLPRRIGWLSRLLSCLPARWHDRLLRSQPRKPRVGEAGATAIPGLNPPPGP; translated from the coding sequence ATGCCCGTCGTTTCCCTGCCGTTTCGCAATGCCGTGATCACCGGTGCCTGTGGCGGCCTGGGCCAGGCGCTGGCGCGCGAGCTGCTGGCTGCCGGTGCGCAGGTGGCGCTGGTCGGGATGAACCGTGAGGTGCTCGAAGCGCTGGCGGCTTCGGCCCCGGGCCGCTGCGCCATCTACACACCCGACGTGGCCGACAGCGTGGGCATGCAGGCGCTGGCGGCCGACTGGATACAGCGCGCCGGCCTGCCGGACCTGGTGATTGCCAACGCCGGCGTGGCCGGTGGTTACGAGACCGCCGAGGCCGGCGACCTGGCCGTGATGCGTCGCATGCTGGAGATCAACCTGCTGGGCCCCGCCACCACCTTCCAGCCTTTTGTGGTGGCCGCGCGTGCGCAGCCGAAACACCGCTGTGCCCTGGTCGGCGTGGCCAGCATCGCGGGCTGGCGCGGTATGCCGGGCAACGGCGCTTACTGCGCCAGCAAGGGCGGCCTGATCCGTTATTTGGAAAGCCTGCGCGCCGAATGCCGTGGCAGTGGCCTGAGCGTGCACACGGTCAGCCCCGGTTACCTGCGCACGGCGCTCACGGCCGGCAACCGCTTTGCCATGCCGGGGCTGATGTCGCCCGAGGACGCCGCGCACGCATTGCTTGCGGGCGTGGCGCGCGGGCGCGAGCACATCGTGCTGCCCCGGCGCATCGGCTGGCTCTCGCGCCTGCTGTCCTGTCTGCCGGCGCGCTGGCATGACCGCCTGCTGCGCAGCCAGCCGCGCAAGCCGCGGGTGGGGGAGGCCGGTGCCACCGCCATCCCCGGCCTGAATCCGCCGCCCGGTCCCTGA
- a CDS encoding IclR family transcriptional regulator has protein sequence MTEKSAPSPGLRLFDLLEVLVREGRALTLAEAVATSGWPKPTVHRMLAQLEAGELLLREPDGRRYALAPRLLRLSEAALAGSTQQGVRHAVLRQLVADVGESCNFTALSGSEVLYLDRIESAFPLQLNLRPGTRVPIHCSASGKLLLAHLPAAQRNALLDGLPLERHTATTLTTREALDAEFKRIRKDDYSVDAEEFVEGLVCVAVPVRGPDGQGARCAVALQAPVARMSLAQAIEKLPRLQEAAQALARTWG, from the coding sequence ATGACGGAAAAATCAGCCCCCTCCCCCGGCCTGCGCCTCTTCGACCTGCTGGAAGTGCTGGTGCGCGAAGGCCGCGCGCTGACCCTGGCCGAGGCCGTGGCCACCAGCGGCTGGCCCAAGCCCACGGTGCACCGCATGCTGGCGCAGTTGGAGGCCGGTGAACTGCTGCTGCGCGAGCCCGACGGCCGCCGTTACGCGCTGGCACCGCGCCTGCTGCGCCTGTCCGAGGCGGCCCTGGCCGGCAGCACCCAGCAGGGCGTGCGCCACGCCGTGCTGCGCCAGCTGGTAGCCGACGTGGGCGAGAGCTGCAACTTCACGGCGCTCTCGGGCAGCGAGGTGCTGTACCTGGACCGCATCGAGTCGGCCTTCCCCTTGCAGCTCAACCTGCGGCCGGGCACGCGCGTGCCCATCCACTGCTCGGCCAGCGGCAAGCTGCTGCTGGCCCACCTGCCAGCCGCGCAGCGCAACGCCCTGCTCGACGGCCTGCCGCTGGAGCGCCATACCGCCACCACGCTGACCACCCGGGAGGCGCTCGATGCCGAGTTCAAGCGCATCCGCAAGGACGACTATTCGGTGGATGCCGAGGAGTTCGTGGAAGGCCTGGTCTGCGTTGCCGTGCCGGTGCGCGGCCCGGACGGGCAAGGCGCGCGCTGCGCCGTGGCGCTGCAGGCCCCGGTGGCCCGCATGTCGCTGGCGCAGGCGATCGAGAAGTTGCCGCGTCTGCAGGAGGCCGCCCAGGCCCTGGCGCGGACCTGGGGCTAA
- a CDS encoding aldehyde dehydrogenase (NADP(+)): MSTSFSSYNARTGEVLSALTASTPADIDATCMAAAAAFPLWQASSGAQRATLLRALAAGLEAARESLVPLADQETALGPVRLNGELDRTAFQLRRFADISERGVPFEYTDDPAVAGVPPAGHPAMQRWVVPLGPVAMYAASNFPFAFSVLGGDTASALAAGCSVVIKAHPGHPQLSLQTHAMIRQVLAAQGLPAGLVGLVQGASNDVGVQLVRHPAIAAAAFTGSTRGGAALAAEAAARPRPIPFYGELGSINPVIALPAELKAKGAELATTLAGSITLGCGQFCTNPGVIVLLDAGPADAKAVNDAFVQQLGLALAGQNPHAMLTQGMRKNFDAGVAHWGEAGADFVVHEVAAAGQPPRPVLAQVSADAFIAKLALREEVFGPGSLIVRAASVAQALQVLQAVGGSLTVTVWGAQTESAEVQALVRGAMAIAGRVLFAGVPTGVAVTAAQQHGGPWPSSTRPESTSVGDAALLRFLRPVSLQDAPAWLLARQGRPL, from the coding sequence ATGAGCACATCTTTCTCTTCCTACAACGCACGTACGGGTGAGGTGCTGAGCGCCCTGACAGCATCGACCCCGGCTGACATCGATGCGACCTGCATGGCCGCCGCCGCGGCCTTCCCGCTCTGGCAGGCCAGCAGCGGCGCGCAGCGCGCCACGCTCTTGCGTGCCCTGGCCGCCGGCCTGGAAGCCGCGCGCGAATCGCTGGTGCCCCTGGCCGACCAGGAAACCGCGCTGGGCCCGGTGCGCCTCAACGGCGAACTCGACCGCACGGCCTTCCAGCTGCGCCGTTTTGCCGACATCAGCGAACGCGGCGTACCCTTTGAATACACGGACGATCCCGCCGTGGCCGGCGTCCCCCCCGCGGGCCATCCCGCCATGCAGCGCTGGGTTGTCCCGCTGGGCCCCGTGGCCATGTACGCGGCGAGCAACTTCCCCTTCGCCTTCTCGGTGCTGGGCGGTGACACGGCCTCGGCCCTGGCTGCCGGTTGTTCCGTGGTGATCAAGGCGCACCCGGGCCACCCGCAACTCTCCTTGCAGACCCACGCCATGATCCGCCAGGTGCTGGCCGCGCAGGGTCTGCCGGCCGGTCTCGTGGGACTGGTGCAGGGTGCGAGCAATGACGTGGGCGTGCAGCTGGTTCGCCACCCGGCCATCGCGGCCGCGGCCTTCACGGGCTCCACGCGCGGCGGCGCTGCATTGGCGGCCGAAGCGGCGGCGCGCCCGCGCCCGATTCCCTTCTATGGCGAGCTGGGTTCCATCAACCCCGTGATCGCCTTGCCGGCCGAGTTGAAGGCCAAGGGTGCCGAGCTGGCCACCACGCTGGCCGGCTCCATCACCCTGGGCTGTGGTCAGTTCTGCACCAACCCCGGTGTCATCGTGCTGCTCGACGCCGGGCCGGCCGATGCGAAAGCTGTGAACGACGCCTTCGTGCAGCAGTTGGGACTGGCCCTGGCCGGCCAGAACCCGCACGCCATGCTCACCCAGGGCATGCGCAAGAACTTCGATGCGGGCGTGGCCCATTGGGGTGAGGCGGGTGCTGACTTCGTCGTGCACGAGGTCGCCGCTGCGGGCCAGCCGCCGCGCCCGGTGCTGGCGCAGGTGAGTGCCGATGCTTTCATCGCCAAGCTGGCCCTGCGTGAAGAAGTCTTTGGCCCCGGCAGCCTCATCGTGCGTGCGGCCAGCGTGGCCCAGGCCCTGCAGGTGCTGCAGGCCGTGGGCGGCTCGCTGACCGTCACCGTCTGGGGCGCGCAAACCGAGAGCGCGGAGGTGCAGGCGCTCGTGCGCGGTGCCATGGCCATCGCCGGCCGGGTGCTGTTTGCCGGTGTGCCCACGGGTGTGGCCGTCACGGCGGCCCAGCAGCACGGTGGCCCCTGGCCCAGCAGCACCCGGCCCGAGAGCACCTCGGTCGGTGATGCGGCACTGCTGCGTTTCCTGCGCCCGGTCTCGCTGCAAGACGCGCCGGCCTGGCTGCTGGCGCGCCAGGGACGGCCGCTCTGA